One genomic window of Solanum dulcamara chromosome 12, daSolDulc1.2, whole genome shotgun sequence includes the following:
- the LOC129876572 gene encoding uncharacterized protein LOC129876572 isoform X2, producing MPCLNISTNVNLEGVETSSVLSEATSTVAKLIGKPEAYVMIVLKGSVPMSFGGTEQPAAYGELVSIGGLNADVNKKLSAAIADILETKLSIPKSRFFLKFYDTKGSFFGWNGSTF from the exons atgccGTGCCTAAACATATCTACGAACGTGAACTTGGAAGGAGTGGAGACTTCCTCCGTCCTTTCTGAAGCTACCTCTACTGTTGCCAAACTCATCGGCAAACCAGAAGCT TATGTCATGATTGTGTTGAAGGGGTCTGTTCCCATGTCTTTTGGGGGTACAGAACAACCCGCTGCCTATGGTGAGTTGGTGTCCATTGGGGGCTTAAATGCTGATGTTAATAAGAAACTCAGTGCTGCAATTGCTGACATACTTGAGACCAAATTGTCTATCCCCAAATCTCGATTTTTCCTGAAATTCTATGACACTAAG GGTTCCTTCTTTGGCTGGAATGGATCTACCTTCTGA
- the LOC129876572 gene encoding uncharacterized protein LOC129876572 isoform X1, with the protein MPCLNISTNVNLEGVETSSVLSEATSTVAKLIGKPEAYVMIVLKGSVPMSFGGTEQPAAYGELVSIGGLNADVNKKLSAAIADILETKLSIPKSRFFLKFYDTKANQSQEYAQCLHALHQY; encoded by the exons atgccGTGCCTAAACATATCTACGAACGTGAACTTGGAAGGAGTGGAGACTTCCTCCGTCCTTTCTGAAGCTACCTCTACTGTTGCCAAACTCATCGGCAAACCAGAAGCT TATGTCATGATTGTGTTGAAGGGGTCTGTTCCCATGTCTTTTGGGGGTACAGAACAACCCGCTGCCTATGGTGAGTTGGTGTCCATTGGGGGCTTAAATGCTGATGTTAATAAGAAACTCAGTGCTGCAATTGCTGACATACTTGAGACCAAATTGTCTATCCCCAAATCTCGATTTTTCCTGAAATTCTATGACACTAAG GCCAATCAAAGTCAAGAATATGCACAATGTCTGCATGCTTTACACCAGTACTAG
- the LOC129877583 gene encoding PRA1 family protein B4-like, with protein sequence MATASSAPVLPISNTKTTDAATTTTITADTQQTITGVGPTPALRSFINRISDTVQSGLSNRRPWSELVDRSAFSKPESVSDATLRIRKNYSYFRTNYLSLLAVVLAFSLITNPFSLILLIGLLAAWLFLYLFRPSDPPLVLFGRQFSERETLGVLLLSTIVVIFLTSVGSVLVSALMIGLAIVCTHAAFRVPEDLFLDDQESPATGFLSFLAGAAPTSGPAAVSARV encoded by the coding sequence ATGGCAACCGCTTCATCAGCACCAGTTCTTCCAATTTCCAACACCAAAACCACCGACGccgccaccaccaccaccatcacCGCCGACACCCAACAAACCATTACCGGTGTGGGTCCTACCCCTGCTCTCCGTTCATTCATCAACCGCATCTCCGACACCGTCCAAAGTGGTCTCTCCAATCGTCGTCCTTGGTCTGAACTCGTTGATCGTTCTGCCTTCTCTAAACCTGAATCTGTCTCCGATGCTACCCTCCGTATCCGCAAAAACTACTCCTATTTCCGTACCAATTACCTTTCTCTCCTCGCCGTTGTCCTCGCTTTCTCTCTCATCACAAACCCATTTTCCCTTATTCTTCTCATCGGTCTCCTCGCTGCTTGGctttttctttaccttttcCGTCCATCAGATCCGCCTTTGGTTCTATTTGGTCGGCAGTTTTCTGAAAGGGAAACGCTTGGGGTTCTTCTTCTTTCCACAATCGTTGTTATTTTTCTCACCAGTGTTGGATCTGTTCTTGTTTCTGCTTTGATGATTGGTCTCGCAATTGTTTGTACACATGCTGCTTTTAGGGTTCCTGAGGATCTTTTCCTTGACGATCAGGAGTCTCCGGCAACTGGGTTTCTCTCTTTCTTGGCTGGCGCCGCCCCTACCTCGGGCCCCGCTGCTGTTTCCGCTAGGGTTTGA